One Primulina tabacum isolate GXHZ01 chromosome 10, ASM2559414v2, whole genome shotgun sequence DNA segment encodes these proteins:
- the LOC142505563 gene encoding cation-dependent phenylpropanoid and flavonoid 8-O-methyltransferase 1-like, translated as MLRTSLLDKGLLQTDDLYQYILETSVYPFESEFLKELRSLTSNHPWAYMGTAPDAGQLMAMLLMLVNAKKTIEIGVFTGYSLLLTALTIPDDGKITAIDLDRSSYEIGLPVIEKAGVKHKINFVESEALPVLDKLLEDPDNHGTFDFAFVDADKDNYANYHEKLLVLLKPGGIVIYDNTLWGGTVAMPEGSVPADRLATRITTLEFNKYLAADTRVQISQVAVGDGITICRRL; from the exons ATGCTACGAACGTCTCTCCTTGATAAAGGATTGCTGCAAACTGATGATCTGTACCAG TATATACTGGAGACAAGTGTGTATCCATTTGAATCGGAATTTCTAAAGGAGCTTCGATCCCTCACTTCTAATCATCCTTG GGCATACATGGGTACGGCACCTGATGCAGGCCAACTTATGGCCATGCTCTTAATGTTAGTTAATGCGAAAAAAACGATTGAAATTGGAGTATTTACTGGATATTCCCTTCTCCTAACTGCCCTTACAATTCCTGATGATGGAAAG ATTACGGCCATAGACCTCGATCGGAGCAGTTACGAAATTGGGTTACCTGTTATTGAAAAGGCCGGGGTCAAGCACAAGATCAATTTTGTTGAGTCCGAGGCTCTTCCGGTCCTTGATAAACTATTGGAAGAT CCTGATAACCATGGCACTTTCGACTTTGCTTTCGTCGACGCGGACAAAGACAATTATGCGAATTACCACGAGAAATTACTAGTTCTTTTGAAACCCGGTGGTATTGTTATCTATGATAACACGCTCTGGGGAGGGACGGTTGCAATGCCTGAGGGCTCTGTTCCTGCGGACAGGTTGGCCACGAGGATTACTACCCTCGAGTTCAATAAATACCTTGCGGCTGATACTCGCGTGCAAATTTCTCAAGTTGCTGTTGGTGACGGAATTACTATTTGCCGGCGACTTTAG
- the LOC142506129 gene encoding LOW QUALITY PROTEIN: uncharacterized protein LOC142506129 (The sequence of the model RefSeq protein was modified relative to this genomic sequence to represent the inferred CDS: deleted 1 base in 1 codon), with the protein MKKSKFLQNSKDMLSRSFNPAKCKTSLRLAGSRLKLLRNRKEVQVKQMKREIAPLLESGQDRTARIRVEHVIREEKMMAAYDLLEIYCELIVSRLSIIESQKNIPIDLKEAIASLVFASPRCGDVPELLDIRKHFTAKYGKDFTTAAIELRPECGVGRMLVEKLSAVAPDGQTKMKILSAIAEEHNVNWDPKSFDEKDPVPPNDLLSGPSTFGKASTLYAEAPCAGDPDIQAPPPSSDNKIHSTTFNVSQQGPKTLVGTENISSAQNYGISLASQPETKPPGDKKTRLLQDEIYESSLDRQSWNMEFKDATAAAQAAAESAERASMAARAAAELSNRDRIMRQNPSSEAQVSRNEGRENYETSKLASKPFPEDSASKPFLEESEPRREQINRYNEKTSGSFKGDSRGNTKEYVESTTLKSKASKDNDTKDHDVLAAGARSQKNSLKVSRGEMSMKKQSFTYEAENTNDWSEKSENFSEEKIGKQSSVNFSRSDSNISDDVNIFADSKDQKFDHVAGEDSFVDIGMKKQSIKYDSESTNDWPEKSKHFMEEQIVKLPSLNSSRAHSIISDVDKIFVNSKDQNFGHVVDEDPFVGSKGSIPGEASEISTHKTAAVVFDKSDSESDGGYDFGATYDERESVFHLPSKLSENSSVNSDSWSPISGSSKILQPNAQSLFSIGKNSSPDLSENLVARDGLQMDSNTAAKFDHSDGPSSESDDGINILGHTVKQDSRDISSTQNSSSLSVRSEIKDKSRESLGSPLREKRYSAFGRKQSSLSSDDDSMSEEIFKDRSQGKSVSPAKLSFRKSSAGKKKEYSGFGKRQSSLLSDDELMSEEILEKSSKGKSNSPGKSTFRKSSSGKPASRSAESQIESIEYGDESNSDSGEGLNFGKLTGGFRHKGYNQPSYLKNRLGGQSLSKKETEDAATSNVRSISPRAVESPRINKKFGHKKGTKIPVLSSDSDSSSEEEEYVQNSSGHRKGRVTPNAAEEVNKKSSLGASGSNYGSSNNDLDDDAPEESVTRKNNLRSGISRRTKAPSSSAKPKSFPNTRWNESETPDHDATGHRKSRVSDTSENQQESESQRKNSKKLENFERPTSPNVPYKPAKSNFWAPPEQPSSAKDGTLHESKMRLKSEALDDEASNDRKPVKTQRKKSEVLYSDEEDEKKFTRTNTSETPRELEFERKSSVKWENSELPTSTKMAIKPAKSSVFSPPKQHKVASKPHPSVSGTSEQPNSSKPTTLTKPEPRTSHKSYASEQPSSPQTKAETSVSNENPKTATLDDTNSNKGDGTQKASHVHPKLPDYDIFVQAFRKNRP; encoded by the exons ATGAAGAAATCAAAGTTTCTGCAGAATTCGAAGGATATGCTTTCCAGGAGCTTCAACCCGGCCAAATG CAAGACATCGCTGAGGCTAGCGGGATCAAGGCTGAAGCTTTTGAGGAACAGGAAAGAAGTTCAAGTGAAACAGATGAAAAGGGAAATAGCACCGTTGCTTGAGTCTGGTCAGGATCGGACAGCGCGAATTCGA GTTGAGCATGTCATCAGGGAAGAGAAGATGATGGCTGCATACGATCTTCTCGAGATTTACTGTGAACTTATTGTTTCACGTTTGTCCATAATTGAATCGCAAAA aAATATCCCGATTGACCTGAAAGAAGCAATTGCAAGTTTAGTTTTTGCATCACCAAGATGTGGAGATGTACCTGAACTTCTAGACATCAGGAAGCATTTTACAGCAAAATATGGGAAAGATTTCACAACTGCAGCTATAGAACTACGTCCAGAATGTGGTGTTGGCCGCATG TTAGTTGAAAAGTTATCGGCAGTGGCACCAGATGGACAGACCAAAATGAAAATTCTAAGTGCTATTGCAGAGGAGCATAATGTCAATTGGGATCCTAAATCATTTGATGAGAAAGATCCAGTACCACCAAATGACTTGCTG AGTGGACCAAGTACATTTGGGAAGGCGAGTACCCTGTATGCTGAAGCACCTTGCGCTGGAGATCCAGATATCCAAGCTCCCCCTCCCTCTAGCGACAACAAGATACATAGTACAACATTTAATGTCTCCCAGCAGGGTCCCAAAACTTTAGTGGGGACAGAAAATATCTCTTCTGCCCAAAATTATGGGATCAGCCTAGCGTCCCAACCTGAAACAAAGCCCCCCG GAGACAAGAAGACGCGATTGTTACAAGATGAAATCTACGAGTCCTCCTTGGATAGACAAAGTTGGAATATGGAATTCAAAGATGCTACTGCTGCAGCACAGGCAGCTGCTGAATCTGCCGAACGAGCTAGTATGGCAGCTAGAGCTGCTGCAGAACTTTCTAACCGTGATAGGATTATGAGGCAAAATCCCTCTTCAGAGGCCCAGGTGTCAAGAAATGAAGGCCGTGAAAACTATGAAACATCAAAATTGGCAAGTAAACCATTCCCTGAAGATTCTGCAAGCAAACCCTTTTTGGAAGAGAGTGAGCCACGGAGGGAGCAAATTAATAGGTATAATGAGAAGACTTCTGGTAGTTTCAAGGGGGACAGTCGTGGGAATACAAAGGAATATGTCGAATCAACTACTTTAAAATCTAAAGCTTCAAAAGATAATGATACAAAAGATCATGATGTCCTAGCTGCAGGTGCACGTTCTCAAAAGAACTCTTTAAAGGTATCTAGAGGTGAAATGAGCATGAAGAAACAGTCTTTCACATATGAAGCTGAGAACACTAATGATTGGTCAGAGAAATCTGAGAATTTTAGTGAAGAAAAGATTGGTAAACAATCCAGCGTCAACTTTTCTAGATCTGATTCTAACATTTCTGACGATGTGAATATTTTTGCGGACTCCAAGGACCAAAAGTTTGATCATGTTGCTGGTGAGGATTCTTTTGTGGATATTGGTATGAAGAAACAGTCTATCAAGTATGATTCTGAGTCCACTAATGATTGGCCAGAGAAATCCAAGCATTTTATGGAAGAGCAGATTGTGAAACTGCCTAGTCTCAACTCTTCTCGTGCCCATTCTATCATTTCTGATGTTGATAAAATTTTTGTGAACTCCAAGGACCAAAATTTTGGGCATGTGGTTGATGAGGATCCTTTTGTGGGTAGCAAGGGAAGCATTCCTGGAGAAGCCTCCGAGATAAGCACCCACAAGACTGCTGCCGTAGTTTTTGACAAGTCTGATTCAGAGAGTGATGGTGGGTATGATTTTGGCGCTACATATGATGAGCGAGAGTCTGTATTTCACTTGCCGTCGAAATTATCTGAGAACTCCTCAGTAAATTCTGATTCGTGGAGCCCTATATCTGGCTCAAGCAAAATCTTGCAGCCCAACGCTCAGTCGCTGTTTTCGATTGGAAAGAACTCATCGCCTGATCTTTCTGAAAATTTAGTAGCTAGAGATGGTTTACAAATGGATAGTAATACGGCTGCGAAGTTTGACCATTCTGATGGACCGAGTTCTGAAAGTGATGACGGCATCAATATATTGGGACATACAGTGAAGCAAGACTCGAGAGATATTTCGAGTACACAAAATAGTAGCAGTCTGTCGGTTAGATCAGAAATTAAAGATAAAAGCAGAGAATCACTTGGGTCACCATTGAGGGAAAAGCGGTATTCAGCATTTGGCAGAAAACAGTCATCACTTTCATCTGATGATGACTCGATGTCCGAGGAAATTTTCAAGGATAGAAGCCAAGGAAAAAGTGTTTCTCCAGCAAAGTTAAGCTTTAGGAAATCATCTGCTGGTAAGAAAAAGGAATATTCAGGATTTGGCAAAAGACAGTCGTCCCTGTTGTCTGATGATGAATTGATGTCTGAGGAAATTCTGGAGAAAAGTAGCAAAGGAAAAAGTAATTCTCCAGGAAAGTCAACTTTTCGGAAATCCTCTTCTGGCAAGCCTGCCTCGAGATCTGCTGAGTCTCAGATTGAATCCATTGAATATGGAGATGAATCTAATTCAGATAGTGGCGAGGGGCTAAATTTTGGAAAACTCACTGGTGGTTTTCGTCATAAAGGCTATAACCAGCCCTCTTATTTGAAGAATCGGTTGGGCGGGCAATCATTGTCGAAGAAAGAGACAGAGGATGCTGCCACCTCAAATGTAAGATCCATTTCTCCTCGTGCTGTTGAGAGTCCCCGGATAAACAAAAAGTTTGGTCATAAAAAGGGGACAAAAATACCCGTTCTCTCCTCTGATTCAGATAGTAGTTCTGAGGAGGAAGAATATGTACAAAATAGTTCTGGTCACAGGAAAGGACGAGTTACTCCTAATGCTGCAGAAGAAGTTAATAAAAAATCGAGTTTAGGAGCTTCTGGCTCAAATTATGGTTCTTCTAACAATGATTTGGATGACGATGCTCCAGAGGAGTCTGTTACTAGAAAAAATAATCTGCGAAGTGGGATTTCTCGACGAACAAAAGCCCCTTCATCTAGTGCTAAACCAAAATCTTTTCCCAATACTCGGTGGAATGAATCTGAAACTCCTGATCATGATGCTACTGGGCACAGAAAATCCAGAGTGTCTGACACTTCTGAAAACCAGCAAGAATCTGAGTCTCAGAGGAAGAACTCtaaaaaattggaaaattttGAGCGACCAACCTCACCAAATGTGCCTTATAAGCCAGCTAAATCAAATTTCTGGGCACCTCCTGAGCAGCCCAGCTCAGCAAAAGATGGTACATTGCATGAGTCCAAAATGAGACTCAAGTCTGAAGCGCTTGAC GATGAAGCTAGCAATGACAGAAAACCTGTCAAAACACAACGTAAGAAGTCTGAAGTGCTTTATTCTGATGAAGAGGATGAAAAGAAGTTTACAAGAACCAACACTTCTGAGACACCACGAGAATTGGAATTTGAAAGGAAGAGCTCTGTGAAGTGGGAAAATTCCGAACTTCCCACCTCTACGAAAATGGCTATTAAGCCAGCTAAATCAAGTGTGTTCTCACCTCCTAAGCAGCACAAAGTGGCTTCTAAGCCTCATCCAAGTGTTTCGGGGACATCAGAGCAACCTAACTCTTCGAAACCAACTACCTTGACAAAACCTGAGCCTAGAACCTCTCACAAGTCATATGCATCAGaacaaccatcaagtcctcagACGAAGGCAGAGACTTCAGTTAGCAATGAAAATCCCAAGACAGCAACTTTGGACGATACTAATTCAAATAAAGGTGATGGTACTCAGAAAGCTAGCCATGTTCATCCAAAGCTCCCTGATTATGATATCTTTGTACAAGCTTTTCGGAAGAATCGTCCTTGA